The Dehalogenimonas sp. THU2 nucleotide sequence ATGCGCCGCCGTTGACCGACCAGTCTCAGCAAATTGCGCTTGGTATGAGAGTCCTGCTTGTTGGCCGTCATGTGGGCGGTCAACTGAACGATGCGCGCGGAAAGGATGGCAACCTGTACCTCGGCGGAGCCGGTATCCTTGTCATGGCGCTTGAATGCATCGATTACGCTGACTTTGTCTTGTTTTTCCAATGTCTTTCCTCTTTATCTTTTATCAAACAAGAAGTATAGCACAATCCATCGTGGGGGTAAAAGATGAATAGATTGTGTGTCTTTATTTTCAACGGCGGTTTACTCCGCGCTCTCAGCGCCCGGCTGGTGGGCGATAAAAACCTTCAGCCTCAATTCCTCACCGGCCGTGTCCGCCACGGCCAGGAGTTCCCCGTCCGTCCGGTAAAGCCGGTAGGCCTGTTTGCCTGTTAGCCGGGCTGACAATTCCTCGGTCACCACGCCGCAGATGACTTTAGCGGCGGCAGGTTCGTCAAGTTCAAGCGACGGCAGGGCTGCGAGCGCCGTATCGACGGGTAAAAGAACAGCGGCCAGGTCATCGGGGGACGAGAGGTTGTCAAGGGGGATGGACTGTGTTATGTCAAATATGCCATAACGGGTGCGACGGAGACTC carries:
- the rpsO gene encoding 30S ribosomal protein S15 translates to MEKQDKVSVIDAFKRHDKDTGSAEVQVAILSARIVQLTAHMTANKQDSHTKRNLLRLVGQRRRMLAYLRQEDATRYQDLIVKLGLRK